In Plasmodium cynomolgi strain B DNA, scaffold: 0013, whole genome shotgun sequence, the sequence TTCCTACCATTTCATGGTCTAATGTAATAGCAGACCATAACCAAATTATACACACTAAAATTTGATTAAACTATTTATAAACAAACCTTTATGGAACTATAACACAcactatatattaaatttaaatcaTATACCATTTCTTCATAATGGTAGCATGTCAAGATTTAATGTATTTTCTAATATGACCATTATAAAAaacacttattttttttaattgttcatAGAATTTGCCTGTATTTAATAAGGATACATATTTACATCAAATaaacacatatttttatcatataatttaatgTTTAATCGAAATTGTTCTATTATTTGTGTGTATctgatttattttaaacATATAATGGTTAATTATTATTGACCTCTTTGTCTGATGTACTAGTTTTCCATGAGTATCAAAAGAAGATATgctttatgtatattttatttattagattctcttatatttaattatatgaaaaatgttaatttttaaatttctgtCCAGCATATGCATTCtcgatatttttatgttaaattataaaaaatattttttaattttatcaataaCTAATAAATTTagtttaattaatttataatttgttctttcaacaacaacaacaaaaaaaaaattaataaatggCATAGCTATGAAGTATAAGAAATggttacaaaatatttataatcaaatttttaatcaaagaagaaaaagtgtaCTACTTCGATAAACCATTATATTAATCATAAGAAAGAATTATAAGATTATGCATGCTGtatttatacacatatgtgttaaaaataaaaacatacattaAATGTGATAACATACGCATATTACATAAACACTGATTATACGCAGAATATTGtcatgctcattttttagcaactttttgcattattttaatagatttttatgttacaaatgaattaaattaggcatatatttttaattgatgcaatctttaattttatgttgatattttttcacatgcaACATAACAATCCGTTTCATAATTGATTTGTTCTATGAAGATATATGTATCccttattttcatatttaaaaaactgAAGCATAATCATATTAATTTctgcttattttattatctCCAACTGGATAAATTGACATTTCCCGTAACTATGACTTAATTATGTCATGTAGGATAATAAGTTACATTATAACTCATGTTACTCGAATACATATCATCAATTTCTGAATTATAGTCTATCGTTGAATAACTTCTTTCTGACCGATCATCATaatcatttttccttttccttatCTTATTGTGTATCCATCTACCCAAAGGTGTGGCCTAACaagtaaataaaacatatttatgaGACCTTTGCTTATaattgtaaattaaaaaaatgataaaaaatagagaGTTCATacgatatattatttatatcttCAACTAATAATAGGGTTTACATTATAGTAAAggtaaaatacataaaacaCTCCAAAAATTATAGCAGTTGttatgataatatttttaggGTTGTAGGTAAATGTGTTATTCTTTTCTTCTACATGAATGGGAAGGTCTAAGTATTGTTCAGTTAAGCTTTCGGTTACAGTAGGAATATCCGTTACTTCATGATGCACTGTTTCTTCagtttttgtttgttctaaTGCGTTCACGCACGTAGAGAGGTCACCTGATGTCCCATCTGGACATTCTGCTGCTTGTTCTTCAGTTTCTGTTTTAATCTGTTTAACTGAAACATTTGGAGCTGGTGCGGTCATAACAGGTGCTTTTGTAGCAGATGATGTGATAACAGGTGTTGACATAACGGATGTCGTCATGACAGGTGCTGTCGTAACGGGTGTAGGTGTTGTAACAGATGTTTGTGTTGTCATAACAGGTGTCACAGGCGTTTCTGAAACTTTTGTTTTACTAGGGGATCCAGGTGGGCTCTCTACTTTTTGCACTTTAGTGGTTACAGCTTTTTCGTTTCGAGATGTACCCGAGAATAaactcaaaaaattaaatgggCCCCAAGAGGAGTGAGATCCCTTTTGTGTCGCTGGGATATTAGCGACCTCTGGTTTCTTTACGGATACATCAGGACGTGCATGTTCTGTCGAACCATTAGATCCTTGATCTCTGGTACCTACACGATTTGGAGGTGGGGGTTCAGGACCCTTAGGGAAATTTACAGTTCTGCCACCAGTATTACGCATCCCGAAAAGTGCCCTAAGTTCTGGGGGCATAGTATCAGCTGATGGTCCTCTATAACTCTCTAATGTtcgtttttaaatttttttatcttttctaGAAGATCATTTGGAtcatattcctttttcactAGTTCAAAATCTTTATCACAATTACCCTCTATGAAATCCAAAATAGCAGTGCAATTTACTacatatttatcatataagCTTTTAATATAAGTAATATACTTATTGTATAAGTCGTAATTATCCTTTGAATGGATATTACTTTTAATAGAATcaaagtttttaaaatagtcatgcaaaaatttttttctaagtgttctttcaaattttggaAATTCTTGTTATGAAAATCATATTGACAATTATAAttactattatttttacgaaCACTTTCACATATATTCACAAAATCTGTTATAACACTTTCTACATGATTAGGATCATTATTATTTCCAATAATTTTCCACATTTGATTATATGTCCAGTATTTGTATAGTCgacaagtatttttttttttgtcctcttCCTTTATGTCATATACATACTGTAAATTTGCGGCTACTTTATTACAAAGTTCTTTCGTAATCTTAGTATTAGTGATCGTTAATGAATCGCACACATTACTTATTTTACTACTATAgcttacatttttatcaaatacttcatattttttattaaaatgggaaTCCTCTGAAATACGATCCTGCaaagtaaaaggaaaaatcaaTTATTTCAATATTTAAGTACTTACTTTAAGTGAAGAACATTTACATCCAATTTACGTGATTTCGATGTTGTCCaagtaataatatattaaaagcCCTTTTAATAGAATATGAAATTTTACCCATTCTTCCCTAGTTAAGGTATCCATTTTGTCTTggtttattaaaattatatgatataaCAAAGAACCATTCTATACACCCATCtgtttatataataaactcAGATAGCTTTTGGCATATGTTACATATCTTTCACACTAATTTTAGAAAgcgaataaaaattaacaagaTTTGATCTTAAATATaacatacataatatttataataggTCTATtactataaaaaagaacaaatacttaaaatttataaaaacaaactttgaattaaaataaatataagacatgacgaaaaaaataacactgTGCTTATGCTAaagttttttcaaattttaatggacaaaaaaggcgcagatcaattttttgctacaATATGAaacaattaattatattttatggcttacaaataaattgtaaaaggcATATTAAAATACgtatttaaaatatccaTTTAATGCTTTATAAATTTTGCATATAGGTAATATTTTGCCTCATAGaaatcatatatatactagtttataaattttatgggGTCATATCAAacttaaaaatgttcatgCTTTTCTAATTTTCCGAAGAATACTcgccttttttaagaaataatattatacataattttgttaaaggATCTCTATCTAAATGcttttcacaattttaataaaatatggaaaaaaataaaataaacagctTTGCTATTATATAGTCTTAAAAATGACATGTGATGGGTAACAAATAACATTTCATATAAAACAAGTTTTATtcacaataaaaaataaattttatgtaatttttaattactttTAAATCTATCACAATCTAAATTTACGTTACTGTTTTTCAtcccatttcttcttcaaatacgttataatataaaaattttattattttgttcctttttataattgTCTCACGTAGtcaaatattaaataatttgatgttaatttatttaaattaattatatttataacagAATCGTATCTGTATTTGTTTTAAGCAAAAtcgtaaaagaaaaaagcgctatatttttaataattatatctaaaaaaattgtactacttttacattttacacttagtaaaaaattatatgattattataaataaattagtatatataatacttttataatataaataatcgtattacaaaaaaaaaaaaaacttttaacaGATCATTCTACGCTTTCttagtacataaaaaaaagaatatattttaatatttatcacATCTACAATCATTTTctatatcaattttttatgatacaTTCATAGATATTATACTGAAAGgtgtatttttattgtaaaagaagaaatgaggaagaataattatacttttattaaaatttttgccaaacatttttggaataaaaaaaataagtctTTTCCGACATATAACGTGACTTATAAAGCATTATAtcgttatattattttaatcttttctccatttgtaacgattaattaaaatgtgttTGTATGTAATGTGAAATTATAGAGACAAGAAGTCATATCTGTTCATGCATATATACGATACTGCATTCTGTAAATTTGTAACCTACGCATAGATGCAAACCTTCTAGAATAGGGCTTCTTTTAATAACATTTGCTAAAGGACATCCttaggaaatattttaattacgCTTACTTGTATCTCCTCAGTaattaatttccttttctttatttaatacCTCAATAGTAATACTATTTTCACAATATCTTCATGAAAACCTTTCCTTATCATTAATTATGTCTTTCTTCATATGTGTCtacacattttataaatttaatataaatataagaataCTGGGAacgaattataaaaatgcaatattttatttcctttatatccaaaaaatatgattaaaatataaattaattaatataaaagcAGCACATAAACCATAATAACAATAAGAAAGAAGTGCTATCGTAATAATAAAAGTTATATGTGAAATTCTTTATAGAAATATATGCAAagatatatatgcatataattataaaaattgatatGTTTCCTACACACCTAAGTGGTGTATTACCTAGTAAGTGCTCCAGGTAATGCTtcacaaatgtgaaaatatcTACTTAGGTGTGTTACaatggaaaatatagaaaaaaaaaatatttcaaaagaGAGTTACAATAAATCATGTAATTcgaaatttatataatacgtggccatatattaaaattttaagaaaccTCTTCGAGTATATACTTTATTGTGTTTGTTAAttagtttttcttttagtTAATATACGATAATAAGAATTCGTTACACAAGATTTTCACCAAATGACctataataatacatatatttattatatagtATAAGATAAGAACGTGTGTATAAATCGAGATATCTAATGCAACtgacataaataaaaaaaacatttatttactgtgatacataaaaaatttgatttaattatttaataatattatctTACTTTTGAAATATGTTAGCAGTTGATACTATATTCAAACAACTGCTCTATAATAATAAGTAATGCTACATCGCGTAATTTATCCTTAAACTAAATAAGCTAAGATCAACTCATTAACATAGTGTGATGCATTAGAACTGAATATatgagtatatatatagttataatataaaagacATTAAGGAACATATTTAGCTGTCCACATTTCATATATGATCGGGTGAAttgtattatattatataataatgacGCAAAATCCTTTTAAATACATGAACTTCCTTTGAGAATATGTTACCTTGTGTATACCACAGAAATATCACGCCAATTGTCGATAATACCATTTTAATTGCTAACATGCCATTATTATAAAGTATATTGAACTGCATTTAACAAAATACATAATTTGaatggaagtaaaaaaatacttacgtttattttaaaacattatttttaatttactgCGAActaagtgaaaaataaatgcagcAAAGCGTAGAATATAATGTATAAGAAACGAatactttttaataaaatcgctttacagaattatttttcgcgatttattatacttatatgaaaaattagtATGATATCGtttctaaatattattttctagCTAAAGCATAATTGCTTTTCTTGGAATATTGTTAGAATTAAACTGGGATTatatcttatttttatattatttacacaAAGGAGCATATTGTTAAAAGACATAGTTCTATTTGGCGTAATTAAACaagcaaataaatgaaatatatactccatttaaatttttatgttaataattattCAGTTCATAAATCTGCCCCCTGTAATTCACTTTCTTTCTTGCTCAAATAGCCATATttacgagaaaaaataaataattaactttgaaataattagaataaagaaattagttcattatcttcatttataaaaattatttacacaGCCTGTTATAAAAcaattacataaaattataatctataaaatgtatgcaaataATGCAATGTGTCTAATAAGGTATATCACATTAAATGGGTTTTcttgtatatattaatttcttattatatgaaatataacAAGAGCAAAAGTCTATTCCatataaaaatcattttattCGTAAcagtaattataaaaaaaatttatattatacagaaaaaaatattaatttataatatacacATAACATTATAGTTTAGCTATGATAAAGCATTACAGTTTTTACGCTTTATCGTGTAATGTATGATTTGTAGTAAATAAGCTAAGGccatgtaataaaaaatattaattatttttgattCGTAGTATTGAAATTTATActcattttaaaagaaaaaaaataataatataacaaaatacaaattaacttatattaaattaaaacagTTCCATATAACTTATGAGATAATAGCTAATGCATAACGAACAGAAATCaagtaaattataattaactTGCTCTTGTTAAGGccaaatatataattaaccTTAATAATTAGGCAGCACTAAATATATCTGTCCTATGCCAATATAATGCAAGGGAAATATACTTCCAAAGAAGTATATAAGGACAAAATGAGAAGCATAAGTACTTTATCAGTAAAATGTTAAttatgctaaaaaaatatatttaaaaaagcaaaaatatgtaaatttacatatgaaacaaaaatttttttttttttttataatattatttaacaacataaataattcattttatcaTAACACAATTATTCGCtcagcaaaataaatatatgaataacatttttattaaaattaattttttaatgcctcaaaaaatatgttatcattaatattcatttgttgaaaaaaaaaagataaacatttaaaatagttATTCTAAggatattattaaataatttattaaagttatataataattttttttttactgtatATTTTACACTACAGTACAAGCCatattatatgaataaaatgaataatttcatgtatttatatattgcTTAGATGGAGATAATTTActctttgtatttttaaatacaaactaaataattacacacaatttttaatataacaGCATTATGCatcataattatatttttataataatattaatattaatacaattattaattttacagGGAAAACAGAGATAAGTTACtattaaaatatagagaCGACAtatatgttctttttatGCTAAATATATTCACAATAAATAATGGATATTAAGTACACATAAGTATTTATGCTATTAAGAAGCATTCGTTCTATTAAAACAAACTTCTATCTCCAACATTTTGCTATAATGCCTATGACTAAttggaagaacaaaaatggcaattaATACTTTTGATTATCATGAAATGAACACAGGAAAagggaatatattttaaaatattacttTATCCTTAAATTGTTTTCAAAACCGActcaatatatatttaaaggTAGTCATATTTTGGTTCAAAGTGCACACTGCGCACATGTTGACATTATTATACGCCGTTGA encodes:
- a CDS encoding CYIR protein (putative;~vir-type antigen) is translated as MDTLTREEWDRISEDSHFNKKYEVFDKNVSYSSKISNVCDSLTITNTKITKELCNKVAANLQYVYDIKEEDKKKNTCRLYKYWTYNQMWKIIGNNNDPNHVESVITDFVNICESVRKNNSNYNCQYDFHNKNFQNLKEHLEKNFCMTILKTLILLK